From a region of the Daphnia pulicaria isolate SC F1-1A chromosome 1, SC_F0-13Bv2, whole genome shotgun sequence genome:
- the LOC124316076 gene encoding uncharacterized protein LOC124316076, giving the protein MSNTPEHSSRKDNRGKRRKLFSGEEGTAAESHSSNEQRAGRLERASTSKSVDAVEMRNSVVEEENCFYQNAAQASPTQCPKAGDVTPKHSLRIKTPVKNSVPEMKKGFGDWSIEEQERLLSIFKIGFDGDFKKLADQFPNQTVDSVRYLFTQFEDDREKAAWEIVWNTKIEELRQMKGVDYSENVPLHFQLHSGTYPAQSPVGRVDYGAIYANIAALMRGEIIDNLDPVTKMHFIGLWNVHKQRILAGPEVPFPEFKPKEGSALERKMELTERRSEIWATDELAAKETILSEDVPTIEEFYLSHASLNPSNG; this is encoded by the exons ATGAGTAATACTCCAGAACACAGTTCAAGGAAAGATAACAGAGGAAAACGGAGGAAATTATTTTCTGGGGAAGAAGGAACAGCAGCAGAAAGTCACTCTTCTAATGAACAAAGGGCAGGGAGATTGGAGCGTGCTTCTACCTCCAAAAGTGTTGATGCTGTGGAAATGAGAAATTCTGttgtcgaagaagaaaattgtttctaCCAG AATGCAGCACAGGCCTCTCCCACACAATGCCCTAAAGCTGGAGACGTGACGCCTAAACATAGTCTGCGTATAAAAACACCG GTTAAGAACTCCGTCCCAGAGATGAAAAAAGGATTCGGAGATTGGAGcatagaagaacaagaaagacTCCTCTCCATCTTTAAAATCGGTTTTGATGGAGATTTCAAGAAATTGGCGGACCAATTTCCCAACCAAACTGTTGATAGCGTACGCTATCTATTCACTCAATTTGAAGACGACCGGGAGAAAGCTGCTTgggaaattgtttggaacacaaaaattgaagaaCTGCGCCAGATGAAAGGTGTTGACTACTCTGAAAATGTGCCACTCCACTTCCAACTGCACTCTGGAACATACCCAGCTCAATCTCCAGTCGGAAGGGTCGACTATGGAGCTATTTACGCCAACATAGCAGCATTGATGCGGGGTGAAATAATCGACAATCTTGACCCAGTGACAAAGATGCACTTTATCGGGCTGTGGAATGTGCACAAACAACGTATCCTGGCTGGACCAGAAGTTCCCTTTCCGGAATTCAAACCAAAAGAGGGATCTGCTCTCGAAAGGAAGATGGAGTTAACGGAACGAAGATCTGAGATATGGGCTACTGACGAGTTGGCAGCAAAGGAAACTATTCTTTCGGAAGACGTTCCTACTATCGAAGAGTTTTACTTGTCGCATGCGTCACTTAACCCTTCTAATGGATAA